One window of Microcoleus vaginatus PCC 9802 genomic DNA carries:
- a CDS encoding lipoprotein signal peptidase — translation MRFKRNPLFWIAAVISLVLDHLTKFWVVQNFDLTLPPQTQPLLPGVFHFTYVVNTGAAFSMFSNGGAIWLRWLSLGVSVGLMVLAWFGPRINRWEQAGYGLILGGALGNGIDRFVSGHVVDFIDFRLIRFPVFNLADVFINAGIICLLIATFHSTPPTPTTPRTQDDRNSISE, via the coding sequence ATGCGTTTTAAAAGAAATCCCTTGTTCTGGATTGCTGCGGTTATCAGTTTAGTTTTAGACCACCTGACTAAGTTTTGGGTGGTACAAAATTTTGACTTGACACTTCCTCCGCAGACGCAGCCGCTGTTACCTGGGGTGTTTCACTTCACTTATGTGGTTAATACTGGTGCCGCTTTTAGTATGTTCAGCAATGGCGGGGCGATTTGGTTGCGCTGGCTGTCTTTGGGCGTTAGTGTGGGATTGATGGTGCTGGCTTGGTTCGGGCCGCGAATTAACCGCTGGGAACAAGCTGGCTACGGTTTGATTTTGGGGGGAGCACTGGGAAATGGGATCGATCGATTTGTTTCGGGCCACGTTGTAGATTTTATCGATTTTCGGCTCATTCGGTTCCCGGTATTTAATCTAGCCGATGTGTTTATTAATGCTGGGATTATCTGTTTGCTGATTGCAACTTTTCACAGTACACCGCCTACTCCGACTACTCCGAGAACTCAGGACGATCGCAATTCTATTTCAGAGTAA
- a CDS encoding FAD-dependent oxidoreductase — MGGGHSHAIVLKMFGIKPLPGVRLTLISDVLHAPYSGMLPGHVAGFYDYDECHIDLRSLAEFARCQILVDRAIAIDLNKNLVICQTRPPVNFDLLSVDIGSTPATLSVPGAAEYAIAAKPVPEFLASWNQLISQRQNPPEKPLRIAIVGGGAGGVELALNMQSRLGKEEGRRKREEGRGKKEEGRRKREEGRGKKEEGRRKREEKLENLSSEIHLFHSGAELMQGHNQRARRRLQEILISRGIQLHLKEKVCAVKKFERKTNPQFSTDYQISCKSGLELECDRIFWVTQASAANWIRESGLAADSSGFIQVNDCLQSVSHPNVFAAGDIAAMVNYPRPKAGVFAVRQGKPLFENLQQFLLEKPLKPFAPQEQYLGLIGTGNKRAIASRGSFMWESRLFWYWKDWLDRQFMQKFSKVPKTGDTK, encoded by the coding sequence ATGGGCGGCGGTCACAGTCACGCTATTGTATTAAAAATGTTCGGCATCAAACCGCTGCCAGGAGTGCGTTTAACTCTGATTAGCGACGTGCTCCACGCGCCTTATTCCGGGATGCTGCCGGGGCACGTTGCCGGGTTTTACGATTATGATGAATGTCACATCGATTTGCGATCGCTCGCTGAATTTGCCCGGTGTCAAATATTGGTCGATCGGGCGATCGCGATCGACCTTAACAAAAATTTAGTTATTTGTCAAACTCGCCCTCCGGTTAATTTTGACTTGCTTTCTGTGGATATCGGCAGCACTCCTGCGACTTTATCTGTACCGGGTGCTGCAGAATATGCAATCGCCGCTAAACCCGTACCGGAGTTTTTAGCTAGCTGGAATCAGTTAATTTCCCAAAGGCAAAACCCTCCCGAAAAACCGCTGCGGATCGCCATTGTCGGCGGCGGTGCAGGTGGCGTAGAATTAGCATTAAATATGCAATCTCGATTGGGGAAGGAAGAGGGAAGAAGGAAGAGGGAAGAAGGAAGAGGGAAGAAGGAAGAGGGAAGAAGGAAGAGGGAAGAAGGAAGAGGGAAGAAGGAAGAGGGAAGAAGGAAGAGGGAAGAAAAATTAGAAAACTTATCATCAGAAATTCATTTGTTTCACAGCGGTGCTGAATTGATGCAGGGACACAATCAGCGGGCGCGCCGACGCCTTCAAGAAATTCTCATCAGTCGCGGCATTCAATTGCATTTAAAGGAAAAAGTCTGTGCTGTAAAAAAATTTGAGAGGAAAACCAATCCTCAATTCTCTACCGATTACCAAATTTCCTGTAAATCAGGTTTAGAATTAGAGTGCGATCGCATTTTTTGGGTGACACAAGCATCGGCAGCCAATTGGATCAGAGAATCCGGTTTAGCAGCCGACTCAAGCGGCTTTATCCAAGTCAACGATTGTCTACAATCAGTCTCTCACCCCAACGTATTTGCGGCTGGAGATATCGCTGCGATGGTTAATTATCCCCGTCCCAAAGCAGGCGTGTTTGCCGTGCGTCAGGGCAAACCGCTGTTTGAAAATTTGCAGCAGTTTTTATTGGAAAAACCGCTGAAACCCTTTGCACCGCAGGAACAATACTTAGGGTTAATTGGTACTGGGAATAAAAGGGCGATCGCATCTCGCGGATCTTTCATGTGGGAATCACGGTTGTTCTGGTATTGGAAAGATTGGCTCGATCGCCAATTTATGCAAAAATTTAGCAAGGTGCCAAAAACAGGTGATACCAAATAA
- the pstS gene encoding phosphate ABC transporter substrate-binding protein PstS has product MLFRLNLINPKRLTTAITVMAIALSVAACRSDSPNTSSSPSPGDTAASPGASPVAATGTAENTKLALASDVAITAAGASFPAPLYQRWFQDFNKINPKVQINYQSVGSGAGVEQFTKGTVDFGASDTAMKDDEIAKVPADKGVILLPMTAGSIVMGYNLPDLTEPLKLPRDVYADIFAGKITNWNDPKIAAANPGAKLPADQAITVVHRSDGSGTTAVFTKHLSTISPDWKSSVGDGKTVQWPTTGTFLGAKGNEGVTAQVLQTVGSIGYVEYGYAKNNNLKFASLENKAGTFVVPTDESASQALATVPMPENLRAFIEDPEGAQSYPIVTYTWMLVPKTVADPNKAKAIEAMVEYGLTEGQKVSSELGYVPLPQSVKEKVAAAADGISPDYKIEVAQ; this is encoded by the coding sequence ATGCTTTTTCGTCTCAACTTGATTAATCCAAAGCGTCTGACTACAGCAATTACCGTAATGGCGATCGCCCTCAGTGTAGCAGCTTGCCGCAGTGACAGCCCAAACACGAGCAGCAGCCCCAGCCCCGGCGACACCGCAGCATCACCCGGCGCTTCCCCCGTTGCAGCCACGGGCACCGCGGAAAACACCAAACTCGCCCTAGCCTCCGACGTAGCCATCACCGCAGCCGGCGCGTCATTCCCCGCCCCCCTGTACCAGCGTTGGTTTCAAGACTTCAACAAAATCAACCCCAAAGTACAAATTAACTATCAATCCGTAGGCAGCGGCGCCGGAGTCGAACAATTTACCAAAGGCACAGTAGACTTTGGGGCCAGCGACACCGCCATGAAAGACGACGAAATCGCCAAAGTTCCAGCAGACAAAGGCGTCATCTTGCTGCCCATGACAGCCGGCAGTATCGTCATGGGCTACAATTTACCAGACTTAACCGAACCATTGAAACTGCCGCGGGATGTTTACGCAGATATCTTCGCCGGTAAAATTACCAACTGGAACGACCCCAAAATTGCAGCGGCCAACCCGGGCGCTAAATTGCCAGCAGACCAAGCAATCACAGTTGTCCACCGTTCCGACGGCAGCGGTACCACCGCCGTATTTACCAAACACCTGAGTACCATCAGCCCCGACTGGAAAAGTTCAGTAGGCGACGGCAAAACAGTACAGTGGCCCACAACTGGTACTTTTCTCGGTGCAAAAGGCAACGAAGGCGTCACAGCCCAAGTCCTGCAAACCGTCGGCAGCATCGGCTACGTAGAATACGGCTACGCCAAAAACAACAATCTCAAATTTGCATCTTTGGAAAACAAAGCAGGCACATTTGTAGTACCTACCGACGAGTCAGCTTCTCAAGCTCTAGCGACTGTGCCCATGCCGGAAAACCTGCGAGCATTTATCGAAGACCCCGAAGGCGCTCAATCCTATCCAATTGTCACCTACACTTGGATGCTCGTACCCAAAACAGTTGCTGACCCCAACAAAGCTAAAGCAATCGAGGCGATGGTTGAATACGGCTTAACTGAAGGTCAAAAAGTTAGCTCCGAATTGGGCTACGTTCCTCTGCCCCAAAGCGTTAAAGAAAAAGTAGCCGCGGCCGCGGACGGCATCAGCCCAGACTACAAGATTGAGGTTGCCCAATAG
- a CDS encoding glycoside hydrolase family 10 protein, whose product MAVDCRASKFYHQIMPGCVSIANSPFKTMTLRIIPRSWQRSIKTLFPLLFALSFIIVLLANNSIPAIAQQPRQEIRGVWMTTNDKDILRDRRKLGDAVSQLKRLNFNTIYPVVWNSGYAMYPSYVAQQRDIQPFVYRGLDGQDMIADLIDKAHRQGLLVIPWFEFGFMAPPTSELALNHPEWLTQKQDGSQTSNDAGGEVVWLNPFHPEVQQFITELVLEITTQYNADGIQFDDHMSLPSEFGYDEYTVALYTKETKKAPPKDFQNPAWVQWRANKITAFMSQLNQAVKAVKPNAIFSISPNYYDFAYKHHLQDWLAWVRLDIADELIVQVYRPNLESFVDKINRPEMQEAQQKIPTGVGIMTGLRNNPVPIQQIKSQVQAVQGYGLGVAFFYYESLWEYAPEPLAHRLSQFSAFFPSSAFRTALQIPRRAATFPPPAPPKPDPKAKPEQPIKNTAPSPSPTT is encoded by the coding sequence ATGGCTGTAGACTGTAGAGCGAGCAAATTTTATCACCAAATTATGCCGGGGTGTGTTTCAATAGCTAACTCACCATTCAAAACTATGACATTACGCATCATTCCGCGCAGTTGGCAGCGATCGATTAAAACTCTTTTCCCGCTTCTGTTTGCCCTCTCATTCATTATAGTATTGCTGGCGAACAACTCCATTCCGGCGATCGCCCAGCAACCCCGCCAGGAAATTCGCGGCGTTTGGATGACGACAAACGACAAAGACATCCTCAGAGATCGTCGCAAACTAGGAGATGCTGTCAGCCAATTAAAGCGGTTAAATTTCAACACTATTTATCCTGTAGTCTGGAATTCTGGCTATGCAATGTATCCCAGCTATGTAGCGCAGCAAAGAGACATTCAACCCTTTGTTTACAGAGGGTTAGACGGACAAGATATGATCGCAGATTTAATTGATAAAGCTCACCGCCAAGGCCTGTTAGTGATTCCTTGGTTTGAGTTTGGTTTCATGGCTCCTCCCACCTCAGAATTAGCCTTAAATCATCCCGAGTGGCTGACACAAAAACAGGACGGCAGCCAAACATCAAACGACGCGGGCGGGGAAGTAGTTTGGCTCAATCCCTTTCATCCAGAAGTGCAGCAATTCATTACCGAACTCGTACTAGAAATCACCACTCAGTATAACGCCGACGGCATACAATTTGACGATCATATGAGTTTGCCGTCGGAATTTGGATATGATGAATACACAGTTGCTTTGTATACCAAAGAAACCAAAAAAGCTCCCCCAAAAGATTTTCAAAATCCAGCATGGGTGCAATGGCGAGCCAATAAAATTACCGCTTTTATGTCGCAGCTAAATCAAGCCGTCAAAGCAGTCAAACCCAATGCAATTTTCTCGATTTCTCCCAATTACTACGATTTTGCTTACAAACATCACCTACAAGATTGGCTGGCTTGGGTGCGTTTGGATATTGCCGACGAGCTAATCGTGCAAGTGTACCGTCCGAATTTAGAATCATTTGTGGACAAGATTAACCGTCCAGAAATGCAAGAAGCCCAGCAAAAAATTCCCACCGGAGTTGGGATTATGACAGGTTTGAGAAATAACCCAGTACCGATTCAGCAAATTAAATCTCAGGTGCAAGCAGTCCAAGGATACGGCTTAGGCGTCGCTTTCTTCTACTACGAAAGCTTGTGGGAATATGCACCCGAACCCCTCGCCCATCGACTTTCTCAATTTAGTGCTTTCTTCCCGTCTTCTGCATTCCGAACAGCGCTACAAATACCCAGACGCGCGGCGACTTTCCCTCCGCCGGCGCCACCCAAACCAGACCCGAAAGCTAAGCCAGAGCAACCTATTAAAAACACGGCACCTTCGCCCTCGCCAACCACGTAA
- a CDS encoding biotin transporter BioY yields the protein MPAPIELIWAVIGLLLTIGGTFLPASVTIPIGLWDDRGLQAYSLGVTYQIGAVLLVGCMGGKNAAALSQIAYLALGLTLWPVFSQGGGIGYLKEASFGYLLGFVPGAWVCGWVAFKVASRLESMAFSCLCGLFTVHAIGLIYLIFTYWLPPAKKTPLFDEILKYSVYPLPGQLAVVCAIAVLSFTLRRLMFY from the coding sequence ATGCCTGCTCCTATTGAACTAATCTGGGCCGTTATTGGTTTGCTCCTGACGATAGGAGGCACTTTTTTGCCTGCATCTGTCACAATTCCGATTGGGTTGTGGGACGATCGAGGACTTCAGGCCTACTCTTTAGGTGTTACCTATCAAATTGGAGCCGTCTTGCTAGTAGGCTGCATGGGGGGGAAAAATGCTGCGGCTCTCTCGCAAATTGCCTATTTGGCATTAGGATTAACTTTGTGGCCAGTTTTTTCTCAAGGCGGCGGCATCGGCTATCTCAAAGAAGCGAGTTTTGGGTATTTGCTGGGTTTTGTGCCTGGTGCTTGGGTGTGCGGCTGGGTGGCTTTTAAGGTGGCTTCGCGGCTGGAATCTATGGCTTTTAGCTGTTTGTGCGGTTTGTTCACTGTGCACGCGATCGGCTTAATTTATCTAATTTTTACTTACTGGCTGCCTCCGGCAAAAAAAACACCTTTATTCGATGAGATTCTTAAATATTCGGTTTATCCCCTACCGGGACAATTGGCGGTAGTTTGTGCGATCGCAGTGCTGTCATTTACTTTACGCCGTTTGATGTTTTATTAA
- a CDS encoding cyclase — protein sequence MPNFKYSSLINATVETVWNFHERPDILQLLTPPWQPVKIIRREGGLDVGAVSEFRLLLGPIPVKWVATHTQCEQYRLFVDEQTEGPMARWVHRHEFTSENGKTRLTDAIAFSIPGGPIVDLLLGWWVEMRLTDMFRYRHEVTKRECEKDANNG from the coding sequence ATGCCCAATTTTAAATATTCGTCGCTGATTAATGCCACTGTTGAAACAGTCTGGAACTTTCACGAAAGGCCGGATATTCTGCAACTTTTGACTCCGCCTTGGCAACCGGTGAAAATCATTCGCCGCGAAGGGGGACTCGATGTGGGTGCTGTATCAGAATTTCGCCTGTTATTGGGGCCGATTCCTGTAAAATGGGTGGCGACTCACACTCAGTGCGAACAATATCGGTTGTTTGTTGATGAACAAACTGAGGGGCCGATGGCACGTTGGGTTCACCGACACGAGTTTACCTCAGAAAATGGCAAGACTAGATTGACAGATGCGATCGCATTTTCGATACCGGGCGGCCCGATTGTGGATTTGTTGTTAGGTTGGTGGGTGGAAATGCGGTTAACAGATATGTTTCGCTACCGCCACGAAGTCACAAAAAGAGAGTGCGAGAAAGATGCAAACAACGGCTGA
- a CDS encoding aldo/keto reductase, translating into MPTNQKILLPKMGCGTWAWGNRFLWGYNESMDEELQAVFNLCVSNGVTLFDTGDSYGTGKLNGRSEQLLGQFSQQYQGANKDSICIATKLAAYPWRLTRQSMISACKASAARLGKNVDLVQMHWSTANYAPWQEGALLDGLADLYEQGLVKGVGLSNYGPKRLKWVHRKFSDRQIPIVTLQVQYSLLSTYPVTELGLKDVCDELGIKLIAYSPLALGLLTGKYSENGSLPKGIRGLACKQLLPGMRSLLECLREIAAFKNKTVSQVAINWCICKETIPIPGAKSVEQARDNIGALGWELDSGEIAELDKAAGSVDKKMVQNIFQTR; encoded by the coding sequence ATGCCAACTAACCAAAAAATTTTACTGCCAAAAATGGGCTGCGGCACTTGGGCCTGGGGTAACAGATTCCTCTGGGGCTACAATGAAAGTATGGACGAGGAATTGCAAGCCGTTTTCAATCTTTGTGTTAGTAACGGCGTCACTTTATTCGATACCGGCGACTCTTACGGAACAGGGAAATTAAACGGACGCAGCGAGCAGCTTTTGGGGCAGTTTTCTCAACAATATCAAGGTGCAAATAAAGACAGTATTTGTATTGCGACAAAACTGGCTGCTTATCCTTGGAGGCTGACGCGACAATCAATGATATCGGCTTGCAAAGCCTCTGCTGCGCGCCTCGGAAAAAATGTAGATTTGGTACAAATGCACTGGTCTACAGCTAATTACGCTCCTTGGCAAGAGGGCGCTCTTTTGGACGGTTTGGCTGACCTTTATGAGCAAGGATTGGTTAAGGGAGTGGGCTTGTCTAATTACGGGCCGAAACGGCTGAAATGGGTGCATCGGAAATTTAGCGATCGCCAAATTCCTATTGTTACTTTACAAGTGCAATATTCGCTACTTTCTACCTATCCGGTGACAGAACTCGGATTGAAAGATGTTTGCGATGAATTGGGGATAAAATTGATTGCTTACAGTCCTCTAGCCTTGGGTTTGCTGACGGGTAAATACTCGGAAAATGGCTCTCTTCCTAAAGGTATTCGAGGTTTGGCGTGCAAGCAGCTACTTCCGGGAATGCGATCGCTTTTGGAATGTTTGCGAGAAATAGCGGCATTCAAAAACAAGACTGTTTCGCAGGTAGCAATCAACTGGTGCATCTGCAAAGAAACTATTCCGATTCCGGGGGCTAAATCTGTGGAACAGGCGAGGGATAATATTGGTGCTTTGGGCTGGGAGTTAGACTCCGGGGAGATTGCCGAATTGGATAAGGCGGCGGGGAGTGTAGATAAGAAAATGGTGCAGAATATCTTTCAAACTCGGTAA
- a CDS encoding radical SAM protein, which produces MTPNPFAQERLLFAPATPDADAIPTIFAFPNEYTVGITSLGYQIVWATLAVRSDIEVGRLFTDIREQLPRDPELLGFSLSWELDYVNILNLLESLEIPIWASKRTDNHPIVFGGGPVFTANPEPFADFFDVILLGDGEHLIDNFINACKEVRKADRQTKLRHLAQVPGVYVPSLYEVTYLDAAEGIKSIQPVDSGIPSMVEKQTYRGNTLSASTVVTEKAAWENIYMVEVVRSCPEMCRFCLASYLTLPFRTASLESSLIPAIDRGLAVTNRLGLLGASVTQHPEFEALLDHLNHPKYDGVRLSLSSVRTNTVTVKLAEILTNRDSKSVTIAVESGSDRLRKIVNKKLTNDEIIQAAINAKAGGLKGIKLYGMAGIPGEEMEDLEETVEMMRAIRKAAPGLRLTLGCSTFVPKSHTPFQWFGVNKDAEKRLKFLDKELRKLGLEFRPESYNWSVIQGLLSKGDRRLARLLELVRHYGDTLGSYRRAFKELRGQLPEMDFYVFQEWELDQVLPWSHLKGPLPEATLKKHLAEATSHFRTKDLQLTT; this is translated from the coding sequence GTGACTCCTAATCCCTTTGCTCAAGAACGCTTGCTATTTGCCCCAGCAACGCCCGATGCTGATGCTATCCCGACTATTTTTGCTTTCCCCAACGAGTACACGGTGGGTATTACCAGTCTCGGCTATCAGATAGTGTGGGCAACTTTGGCGGTACGATCGGATATTGAAGTGGGCCGTTTATTTACTGATATCCGGGAACAACTTCCCCGAGATCCAGAATTACTGGGATTTTCGCTTTCTTGGGAACTAGACTATGTAAATATTCTCAATTTATTGGAATCTCTAGAAATTCCGATTTGGGCGTCAAAACGAACTGATAATCATCCGATCGTATTCGGCGGTGGCCCGGTTTTTACTGCTAATCCAGAACCATTTGCCGATTTTTTTGATGTGATTTTGCTGGGAGATGGCGAACATCTCATTGACAATTTTATTAATGCTTGTAAAGAAGTCCGTAAAGCAGACAGACAAACTAAATTGCGGCATTTAGCGCAAGTTCCGGGAGTTTACGTCCCCAGTTTGTACGAAGTAACTTATCTGGATGCGGCTGAGGGTATTAAATCGATTCAGCCTGTCGATTCGGGAATTCCCAGTATGGTTGAAAAACAGACTTATCGCGGCAATACTTTATCTGCTTCCACTGTGGTGACAGAAAAAGCGGCTTGGGAAAATATTTACATGGTGGAAGTGGTTCGGAGTTGTCCAGAAATGTGCCGTTTTTGTTTGGCAAGTTATCTGACTTTGCCGTTTAGAACTGCGAGTTTGGAGAGTTCGCTAATTCCGGCGATCGATCGCGGTTTAGCTGTGACTAATCGTTTGGGTTTGTTGGGTGCTTCTGTCACTCAGCACCCGGAATTTGAAGCGTTGCTGGATCATTTGAATCATCCGAAATACGACGGGGTGCGGCTGAGTCTTTCTTCAGTACGGACGAATACGGTGACAGTTAAATTGGCAGAAATCTTGACAAACAGAGACAGCAAATCTGTGACGATTGCGGTGGAAAGCGGGAGCGATCGCCTCCGCAAAATCGTTAACAAAAAACTCACAAATGACGAAATTATCCAAGCTGCTATCAATGCTAAGGCGGGCGGGTTAAAGGGAATTAAACTTTACGGAATGGCGGGAATTCCCGGCGAAGAAATGGAGGATTTAGAGGAGACGGTGGAGATGATGCGGGCGATTAGAAAAGCCGCTCCCGGTTTGCGGTTGACTCTGGGATGCAGCACTTTTGTCCCGAAATCTCACACTCCTTTTCAGTGGTTTGGAGTGAATAAAGATGCGGAGAAGAGGCTGAAGTTTTTAGATAAAGAATTGCGGAAGTTGGGTTTAGAATTTAGACCCGAAAGCTATAACTGGTCTGTGATTCAGGGTTTGTTGTCAAAGGGCGATCGGCGGTTGGCTCGGCTGTTGGAATTAGTGCGACATTACGGCGATACTTTGGGCAGTTATCGGCGGGCCTTTAAGGAGTTGCGGGGACAGTTGCCTGAGATGGATTTTTATGTTTTTCAAGAGTGGGAATTGGATCAGGTTTTGCCTTGGAGTCATTTAAAAGGGCCGCTACCGGAGGCGACTTTGAAGAAGCATTTGGCTGAGGCAACCAGTCATTTTAGGACGAAGGATTTGCAGTTGACGACTTAG
- a CDS encoding DUF2834 domain-containing protein, with protein sequence MFRKIGFGLLWIAFSTYAFVFAPPNSPDTITLITDLSTGKIADINPLIVALFYIMGVWPLIYSCVLFADGRGQKIPAWLFATLSFGVGAFALLPYLALREANPEFPGHKNIFLKILDSRFTAIVLTLGAAALVSFGWTKGDWSDFIGQWQTSRFIHVMSLDFCMLCLLFPALLGDDMARRGMQNSTAFWPVTLVPLFGPLAYLCTRKPLPETNTETVTN encoded by the coding sequence ATGTTCAGAAAAATTGGATTTGGGCTGCTTTGGATTGCATTTAGCACCTACGCCTTTGTATTTGCACCACCCAATAGCCCAGACACTATCACACTAATTACAGACCTTTCCACAGGGAAAATAGCAGACATCAACCCTTTAATTGTAGCCTTGTTCTACATCATGGGAGTTTGGCCGCTCATCTACAGTTGCGTCTTATTTGCTGACGGCAGGGGGCAGAAAATACCTGCATGGTTGTTTGCCACTTTATCTTTTGGTGTCGGCGCCTTTGCCTTATTGCCTTATTTAGCCCTGCGCGAAGCGAATCCTGAATTTCCCGGTCATAAAAATATCTTTTTAAAGATATTAGACTCCCGTTTTACTGCCATTGTCCTAACATTGGGCGCTGCTGCTTTAGTTTCCTTTGGGTGGACAAAAGGCGATTGGTCTGATTTTATTGGGCAGTGGCAGACTAGCCGCTTTATTCATGTAATGAGTTTAGATTTTTGTATGCTTTGCCTGCTATTCCCTGCCTTATTAGGAGACGATATGGCGCGCCGAGGAATGCAGAACTCTACCGCATTTTGGCCAGTGACATTAGTGCCACTGTTCGGGCCACTGGCTTATCTGTGCACGCGCAAACCGCTGCCAGAAACTAATACTGAAACTGTTACAAATTAG
- a CDS encoding gamma-glutamyl-gamma-aminobutyrate hydrolase family protein — protein sequence MKKFPIVGITTYNRCSAGEYRLNGAYIDAVQAAGGIPILLPPNQLDPASIFDAVDGLIFSGGGDINPELYGGYVDRTVYSVNAERDNFELNLAKLALKADIPVLGICRGMQMLNVASGGSLVIHVPDAYGDEVNHGSGIPPRAIKHTIEIEPNSRLAKIMGKTSTTVVSWHHQAVRKVTSDWRIVADAPDTLVEAMEHCYHPWMIAIQWHPEMSPNCSFNSRIFKAFVEAAASRFMNSTKPGSKAIHTF from the coding sequence ATGAAAAAATTTCCTATCGTTGGCATCACAACATACAACCGCTGTTCAGCAGGCGAATATCGTTTAAATGGAGCTTATATTGATGCAGTTCAGGCGGCTGGTGGCATTCCGATTTTACTGCCGCCCAATCAATTAGATCCGGCTAGTATTTTTGATGCAGTAGACGGTTTGATTTTTTCCGGGGGCGGAGATATTAACCCCGAACTTTATGGCGGTTATGTCGATCGCACAGTTTACTCGGTTAATGCAGAACGCGACAATTTTGAATTAAACTTAGCAAAGCTAGCTTTGAAAGCTGACATACCGGTGTTGGGGATTTGCCGGGGAATGCAAATGCTGAACGTAGCCAGCGGTGGCAGTTTGGTGATTCACGTACCGGATGCTTACGGAGACGAGGTTAATCACGGATCGGGAATCCCCCCGCGTGCGATCAAGCATACCATTGAAATTGAGCCAAACAGTCGGCTAGCAAAAATTATGGGAAAAACTTCAACAACAGTTGTTTCCTGGCATCATCAAGCAGTGAGGAAGGTAACATCCGATTGGCGAATTGTAGCCGATGCACCTGACACTTTGGTAGAAGCAATGGAACACTGCTATCACCCTTGGATGATAGCAATTCAATGGCACCCGGAAATGTCGCCAAACTGTTCGTTCAACTCTCGAATTTTTAAGGCTTTCGTAGAAGCAGCAGCTTCAAGATTTATGAATTCTACCAAGCCTGGATCCAAGGCAATTCATACATTTTGA
- a CDS encoding CPXCG motif-containing cysteine-rich protein, whose product MQTTAEYYCAFCGEPSTTFVDISGGMEQSYIEDCQVCCRPNVLYVRIDEDTLDIEIDTDYQE is encoded by the coding sequence ATGCAAACAACGGCTGAATATTACTGTGCTTTCTGCGGCGAACCGAGTACAACTTTTGTTGATATCAGCGGTGGTATGGAACAATCTTATATCGAAGATTGTCAGGTTTGCTGTCGCCCGAATGTTCTGTATGTCAGAATAGATGAAGATACCCTGGATATTGAAATAGATACTGACTATCAAGAATAA